One region of Syntrophobacter fumaroxidans MPOB genomic DNA includes:
- a CDS encoding YcbK family protein — translation MMMSKGSPFVLPAILFFLVLAAFPVRAADREAGRFFLMGDGKLHIKNMHTGREASVSLLMPDGSLDEKGFDRVDEVFGFPTAEKGEHISPRLIFMLDYFSDLAAPGKTIRMVSAYRSPDYNSSLRNAGGNVARTSLHIDGMALDFNIPGVDGKALWQIIKEKNCCGVGHYGGANIHLDSARPRFWEAATSKVRTGESDYNRRMYLSTDYDRYGSGEKVRLFLAAVSDFGFGVKRQAVIVDNSPEHRTVATAPIGLSGSGDCLRIGNRKASRFITLSLPPELRPGRYRIRIGFCEKPFEQMPDETLSNEIEILGRMP, via the coding sequence ATGATGATGAGTAAGGGAAGCCCATTCGTTCTGCCGGCCATTCTGTTCTTCCTGGTGCTCGCGGCATTTCCGGTGCGCGCCGCCGACAGGGAGGCCGGCCGGTTTTTTCTCATGGGCGACGGCAAGCTGCACATAAAGAACATGCATACGGGGAGGGAAGCTTCGGTCTCGCTTCTCATGCCCGACGGTTCCCTGGATGAGAAAGGGTTCGACAGGGTTGACGAAGTCTTTGGATTTCCAACCGCGGAAAAGGGTGAGCACATCTCGCCGCGGCTGATCTTCATGCTCGACTACTTCTCCGACCTGGCGGCTCCGGGCAAGACGATCCGAATGGTGTCGGCCTATCGCAGCCCCGATTACAATTCATCTCTACGGAACGCGGGTGGAAACGTCGCGCGCACCAGCCTGCACATCGACGGCATGGCGCTCGATTTCAATATCCCCGGGGTCGACGGCAAAGCGCTGTGGCAAATCATCAAGGAGAAGAACTGTTGCGGGGTCGGGCATTACGGAGGTGCGAACATTCACCTCGATTCGGCGCGGCCGAGGTTCTGGGAAGCGGCGACGTCGAAGGTTCGGACGGGGGAAAGCGATTATAACCGGCGCATGTATCTTTCGACGGATTATGACCGCTACGGGAGCGGGGAGAAGGTCCGGCTTTTCCTGGCCGCGGTGAGCGATTTCGGGTTCGGGGTGAAGCGCCAGGCGGTCATCGTGGACAATTCGCCGGAGCACCGCACCGTCGCGACGGCCCCGATCGGCCTGTCCGGAAGCGGCGACTGTTTGCGCATCGGCAACCGCAAGGCATCGCGGTTCATCACTCTTTCCCTGCCGCCCGAACTGCGTCCGGGCAGATACAGGATCAGGATCGGCTTTTGCGAAAAGCCGTTCGAGCAGATGCCCGACGAGACGCTGTCGAACGAGATCGAGATTCTCGGACGGATGCCCTGA
- the typA gene encoding translational GTPase TypA, whose translation MQTRKDLRNLAIIAHVDHGKTTLVDAMLWQSGVFRENEQVAERVMDSLDLEREKGITIMAKNTAITYRGTKINIVDTPGHADFGGEVERTLNMVDGVMLLVDATEGPLPQTRFVLGKALARGLPPIVVINKIDRPDRRINEVLDEIYDLFIDLDATEEQLDFPVLYTNARAGVALTGPDGRGRDLVPLFEAILEHIPAPTCDPEAPLQFLVTTLQHSDYVGRIGVGKVVNGVLRRNREVALLKPDSPPLGASLSQVYTYEGLNRVEREEVPAGDIAAVAGVDDIFIGDTLGDLAEPRPLPVITVEEPTISMVFSVNTSPLAGRDGKFLTSRHIKERLDKELLYNVSIRVEQAENRDSYRVNARGELQLAVLVETMRREGFELSLSKPKVITRDVKGRLSEPMELAVVDVPEKFVGIVTEMLSSRRGKMTRMINNGFGRVRLEFEIASRGLIGFRSRFLTETRGTGILNALLVGYMPHAGEIAGRPNGVLVSDRDGRAVTYAIHHLQPRGTIFVNPGEPVYAGMIVGENSRSEDIRVNITKEKKLTNIRAAGSDEALHLIPPRRFTLEQAMEYISDDELVEVTPGAIRLRKMERR comes from the coding sequence ATGCAGACTCGCAAAGATTTGAGAAACCTGGCCATTATCGCCCACGTCGATCACGGCAAGACCACGCTCGTGGATGCCATGCTGTGGCAGAGCGGCGTGTTCCGGGAAAACGAACAGGTGGCCGAACGCGTCATGGACAGCCTGGATCTCGAACGGGAGAAGGGCATCACCATAATGGCCAAGAACACGGCGATCACCTACCGCGGCACGAAAATCAACATCGTGGATACTCCCGGTCATGCCGACTTCGGGGGAGAGGTGGAACGCACGCTCAACATGGTGGACGGCGTCATGCTCCTGGTCGATGCCACGGAAGGCCCGCTCCCGCAGACGCGTTTCGTGCTCGGCAAGGCGCTTGCCCGGGGATTGCCGCCCATCGTGGTGATCAACAAGATCGACCGGCCGGATCGCCGCATCAACGAGGTGCTCGACGAAATCTACGACCTCTTCATCGACCTGGACGCCACGGAGGAGCAACTGGATTTTCCCGTGCTCTATACCAATGCCAGGGCCGGTGTCGCGCTCACGGGTCCGGACGGCCGGGGTCGGGACCTCGTGCCCCTGTTCGAAGCCATCCTGGAGCACATTCCCGCACCGACCTGCGATCCCGAAGCCCCCCTGCAGTTCCTCGTCACGACTCTGCAACATAGCGACTACGTGGGACGGATCGGCGTCGGCAAGGTGGTGAACGGCGTTTTGCGCCGCAATCGGGAAGTGGCGCTCCTTAAGCCGGACTCCCCCCCGCTCGGGGCTTCGCTCAGCCAGGTCTACACCTATGAGGGGCTCAACCGGGTGGAACGGGAAGAGGTCCCCGCGGGAGACATCGCAGCGGTGGCCGGGGTGGACGACATTTTCATCGGAGACACCCTGGGCGATCTCGCCGAGCCGCGTCCCCTTCCGGTGATCACCGTAGAGGAGCCGACCATCTCCATGGTGTTTTCCGTCAACACGTCTCCGCTTGCGGGCAGGGACGGCAAATTCCTGACCTCGCGGCACATCAAGGAACGCCTGGACAAGGAGCTGCTCTACAACGTCAGCATCCGGGTGGAGCAGGCGGAAAACCGGGATTCCTACCGGGTGAACGCCCGCGGAGAGCTGCAGCTGGCCGTCCTGGTGGAAACCATGCGCCGGGAAGGCTTCGAGCTGTCGCTCTCCAAACCGAAGGTCATCACCCGGGACGTGAAAGGACGGCTCTCCGAACCCATGGAACTGGCCGTGGTGGACGTCCCGGAGAAATTCGTCGGGATCGTCACGGAGATGCTCAGCTCGAGACGCGGGAAGATGACCCGGATGATCAACAACGGTTTCGGCCGCGTGCGTCTCGAATTCGAAATCGCATCACGAGGGCTGATCGGCTTCCGCAGCCGCTTCCTCACCGAAACCCGCGGCACGGGCATCCTGAACGCGCTGCTCGTCGGGTATATGCCCCATGCCGGGGAAATCGCCGGCCGCCCGAACGGCGTCCTGGTCTCCGACCGCGACGGCAGGGCGGTGACATACGCCATTCACCATCTGCAGCCGCGCGGCACCATTTTCGTCAATCCCGGAGAGCCGGTCTACGCCGGGATGATCGTCGGCGAGAATTCCCGTTCCGAAGACATACGGGTCAACATCACCAAGGAAAAGAAGCTCACCAATATCCGCGCGGCAGGTTCCGATGAGGCCCTGCATCTCATTCCACCACGCCGGTTTACCCTCGAGCAGGCGATGGAATACATCAGCGACGACGAACTGGTCGAGGTGACTCCCGGGGCCATTCGGCTTCGAAAAATGGAAAGAAGGTAG